The Muribaculum intestinale genome includes the window CCGATATACGGTTCGCACTCCGTGGCTTTTTTTCATGTCTGCAACGTGCCGAAATACAAAAAGCAATCGATTTCGTATACAAAAAGCAATCGATTTCGTATACAAAAAGCAATCGATTTCGTATACAAAAATTAACTTTATTATTGTCAAAAGTTAATTATATTTAATAAAATAGGGGGGGTGAAAAGTTGTTAATTATTTAGTACTATATTTGCGTTCACATGTGATTAAAATCTGACCATACCATTGGAAAAGTTAGCTATAAATCCTGACCAATTCTTCGGAAAGTTGGCCTTTAAATCTGACCATCCCTTCGGAAAAAGTTAGTAATTTGAATCCCGTCTGTTAAGCTCAATTCAGCCATTAAATTCTAATATTAATCCCATATCACAATTTAACTTGACTTGCATGATAACACGTCTGCTAATTTCTGTATTAATGCTGCTTCCTCTCATCGGTTGGGCACAAAGCCCCATGACCGTTACCGGAACAGTCTACGATGGCACTGACGAACCGCTGATTGGTGTCAGTGTCATGGTCAAGGGTACCGCCAACGGTACAGCCACTGACTTCGATGGTAATTTCTCTATCAAAGCCGCCAAAGGAAACACACTCGTGTTCAGCTACATCGGCTATTCCACCACCGAAATCAAAGTTGAAAACGACCAGCCCATGCGCATAGTCCTGAAAGAAGACAGTAAGGTCCTCGACGAAGTCGTGGTAACTGCTCTCGGTATCAAGCGCAAAGAATCCTCTCTCACATACGCCACCCAGGAAATCAAAGGTGACGACCTCATGAAAGTCCAGGACGCCAACTTTGTCAACGCCCTCAACGGCAAGGTATCGGGTGTCACCATCACACAGAGTGCAGGTGGTGCAGGCGGTACCTCTAAAATCCTTCTCCGCGGTAACAAGTCGGTAATGGGCAACAACAGCCCGCTTATCGTTGTCGACGGTATACCCATGACCAACCAGGTAGGCAAGTCGGCCGAGTCCAACTGGGACAGCGGTAGCGGCCTTGGCTACTCAGGTTCGTCCGAAGGCGGCGACGCGCTCTCGCTCATCAATCCCGACGACATCGAGAGCATCAACGTGCTCAAGGGTGCCAACGCTGCCGCACTCTACGGCTCCGCTGCCGCCAACGGTGTACTTATGATTACAACAAAGAAAGGTAAAGAAGGTTCGATCAGCATCACTGTAAACTCCAACGTGACCTTCGACAAGCCCCTCTCTACACCCGAGCTCCAGAACATATACGGCTCCAAGGTCAATGTCAATCCCGCCACCGGCGAGGCTATCAACATGCCGCTCGGCGCATGGGGCAAGCGCATCGGCACATACAGCGAAGCCGAGCTCGCCTACGCCAACGCAAAACTACGCAACTACACATCCGACCACGTCGACGACTTCTTCCGCACAGGAACTACCTGGAACAACTCCGTATCAATTTCCGGAGGTACAGAGAAAGTCCGCTCATACTTCTCGTATGCCAACTCCAACTCACAGGGTATGGTGCCCAACAACTCCTACAACCGTAACACCTTCTCATTCCGTCAGAACTACAATCTCATCAACAACAAACTCAAGATTGACGTTTCTATCAACTACGTATCCGCCAAAAACAAGAACCGTCCCGGCGGCGGCACCGTGATGAACCCCCTCTACGACCTATACCGTGTGCCCGGCAACATTGACATGGACTACTACCGCGACAACTATGTCAACTGGAACGGACAGTGGGAGTCAAACGACATCACTTATCTCGACAATTCAGGAAAGTCTGTAATTGGCCGTACAATGCTCGAAGGTCCCCAGCAGATCTGGGCCTACCCGATGGCCGGCAACAATAACCCTTACTGGCTCACCCACATGAACCGCGGCCAGCAGACCGAAGAGCGTGTCTACGGCTCCGCCACCGTAAGCTACCAGATTATCGACGGCCTTATGGTACAGGCACGTCTCAACATCGACCGCTCAAAATTCCAGGGCTACACCAACCGCTACGCCACCACACAGAACGTAGCCCAGATGGAAGACTTCGGCATCTACGGCCAGGACATATACTCAAGTAACGACTGGTATATTGACGTAATGGCAAACTACAACAAGACCTTCGCCGAGGCCCTCTCCGTATCGGCGTCTACCGGTTGGGTAGGCCACACCGTAAAGGGTACCACACAGAAAATTTGGACACAGGCCACATACTTCGAGCCCCTCTCGATGCGCAAAATGCCTACTCTCGTAAACTACTTCGACCCCACCGCACGCTGGTCGGGCGGCAACGGAGGCAGCTACAGCAAGTCGTCCAACTGGGATAAGGGTTGGTTCTTCACAGGCCAGGTAGGCTGGAAAGACATGGTTTACCTCGAAGGCAGCTACCGTATCGACTGGTACCGTGCGTTCAAGCAGTTTGCCGACCGAGGCACATCCGACCACTACGGCTACTGGTCACTCGGCGCCAACACCCTCGTTCACCGCTATCTCACACTCCCCGAGGTAATCACCCACCTCAAGCTCCGCGCCTCTTACTCTGAGGTAGGTAACTCTATCCCCAACGAAGTGTTCGCCAAGGGTTCGGCCAATCTCGCCACCGGCGCAGTCGCCACCAATACCTACGGCTACTTCGACAACCCCCTCCCCGAAAAGTCCAAATCATTTGAGGCCGGTTTCGACATCTCGCTCTTCAACAGCAACCTCAACTGGGACCTCACCTACTACAACACCAACCTCACCAACAGCTACTTCATAGCAGCCACAACCGGCGGCAAGTCCAAACCCGTAAACACCGGCTCTATCCGCAACCAGGGTATCGAGACATCAATCTCCTACAATATCCTCGCCGGCCGCGACTGGATGTGGAAGACAGGCTTCAACGTTGCCTACAACGACAACAAGATCGAGAAGACCTTCAAGGACGAGCAGGGCAACCCCTCGAAGATGGAGCAGCTCATCGCCAACGGCTCTATCGCAGTACGCTATGAAGAGGGCGGCTCCTACGGCGATATCTATGCCCTCGACTTCCGCCGCAACGCCGACGGCTCGATTTATATCGACCCCAAGGCCGGCACCCCCGTCAAAGGCACATCCTACGTATACCTTGGCAACATGAACTCCAAGTGGAACCTCGGCTGGTCAAATACCGTACGCTGGAAAGATCTCTCGCTCTACTTCCTTATCTCAGGCCGTATCGGCGGCAAGTTCATCTCCCTCACCGAGGCCTACCTAGACCAGGCCGGTATCTCCAAGCGCACAGCCGACGCACGTCTCGCCTATGAAGCCAACCCCGAAAAGCTCACATGGGTATCGGCCGACGGACAGACCCGCAAGCCCGGTATGTACGCCCACGGCACACTCGTTCCCATCGAGGACTACTACAACACTGTAGGCGGCCAGCAGATTGCATCCGAGTATGTATACGACGCCACCAACTTCCGCCTCGGCGAGGTTTCGGTAAGCTATACCCTCCGCAACCTCTTCAAGGGCGCCATCAAGGGCCTCACAGTTTCGGCTGTCGGTCGCAACCTCTTCTTCATCTACAAGGATTGTCCCTCCGATCCCGACATCGCCCTCTCTACCAAGAACGGTCTCGGCGCGTTTGACATCTTCAACATGCCCTCTGCCCGCTCCTATGGCTTCAACCTCAAACTTGAGTTCTAATCTCCACCCACCCAGATTATAATAAAAAATGAAACTGAATATATTAAAATACGCACTCGCGGCACTTCCATTGGTAACGTTCTCCGCATGTATGGACTTCGATACCCCGTCCGACGAGTTTAATAAAGAGACCGACGTCACTCTGCGTCCCGAGCCTCTCCACGGAGATGCCGACAACCTTGAAATCAAGGATGTCGTAGCAGAAGAAGATTTCCCTGAGATCAAGAAAGCTCTTAAAAACGACCTCGACATGCTAATTACCGCCCAGTACTATCTCATGGGTGGTAAAAATGGAGAGGAACCAGGCGCTCACCAGTGGCAGTATGTATTCAACCTCACCACTGACGCCTACGCAGGTTATACTACCTGCGACCAAAGCTGGAACGGTAGTTTCCCAACCACTTACAGCTACAAGCGCGACTTCTGCGAAGGCCCCCACGGACGCTTCCTCTCGATGAAGAACAACCTCGGCAACCTTCTCAACAACGACCTCACCAACGAGATGGTCGAAATCAAGGCTATTGCCCTTCTCTTGTTCGATTATGTGGCTCAGGAGTGTACCGACCTCTACGGTTCAATCGCATATCAGGACCACAAAGGCAACAAGGAGACAAACCCCTTTACCTTCAATGACGGCTACACCATCTATACCTCTATACTCAAGAACATTGATGATATCGTAGCTGTATTCGACAACTTCCCCAACCGTCCCGACTGGTATCGTGCTGAAATCAATAATATTCTTTTCGAATCAGACAAACTGACACAGGACCAGCAGATTGACACATGGCGCCGTTTTGCCAACTCTCTCAAACTCCGTATGGCAATGCACCTTGTAAAAGTCGACCCGGCTGAAGCCAAGAGACTGGCTGAAGAAGCTGTAGCCTCGGGTGTTGTTGAATCAATGGCTCAGGAAATCGGCATGAACGCAAATACCGGATTCATGGGCTCACATCCCCTCAAAATGATTATGTCGGGTTGGAACGACAGCCGTGTGAATGCATCGTTTGTAAGTATGCTCACCTCACTGCAGCATCCGTATATAAACTACATGATAGGCAACAACACTGATGATCTCATCAATGCCGACGGCTCTGTTACAAACAAAAACTCGGGAATCTACGGTCTGAGAGCCGGTATACGTATGGAGAGCGGACAGGCATATTATGCCAATGCGCGTGTGGCATACTCTCAGTTTGAGGGAGACGACTTCGAATGGATGCCTATCTACGCCATGAAGTGGGCTGAAGTAGACTTCCTCCGTGCCGAGGGCGCACTTCGCGGCTGGAGCATGGGCGGAACCGCACAGTCTTTCTACGAGCGTGGTATCAAAAATGCCGACTGCGGCGACCGTTTCAGCATGCCGACAGGCAACTACGAGGCATATCTTGACGACTACATGCAAGTCGAGAACGCCGTACCTTTCACCTACGTCGACCCGATGGATCACAACAACGACATCGAAAGCGTAACAAAAATTGGCGTGAAGTGGAACGACTCCGACGACAACGAAACCAAGCTCGAGAAAATCATCACCCAGAAGTATATCGCCATCTTCCCCTACAGCTACGAAGCATGGACCGACATACGCCGCACAGGGTATCCCAAGATATTCCCCGTGCTCAATCCCAACCTCGGCGACGGCTCTCTCTCCGACGGTGACCTCATTCGCCGTCTGCCTCTCCCCCACGGCGACCTTCAGGCCGGTATGGATGACATCGCCACAAGCGGTATCCAGGCTCTCGGCGGACCCGACCAGCAGGCTACACGAGTATTCTGGGACAAAAATGAAGCTAACTTCTAATAATCCCCGATTAAACTGAAGATAAATTCACCGTCCCTGTGGGGATTGGCTCCACAAGGGACGGTGGACAACATATCTTAAATCTTAAACCAATCTATTTTAACTAAATCATTAAACCAACATGAAAAGATCTTTTCTTAAGAGTTCGATGCTGCTGACTCCGTTGGTATTCGCAAGCCCCATTATGGCCCAGGAATCTTCGGAATCAATTTTCGACCAGGCTCCCTGGGAGAACGAGCAGGTGCTCGAGCTTTTCTCCAAAGCATGGGACGAGGGTCGCAACTACCCGACCAAGGCTGAATTCGAGTCTATCGGTCTGACTTTCGACCTTGAATTCGTTCGTTCGCACTCTCGTCAGCGCGCTACCTACAAGGACGCGTCCAAGGATGTAGTAAGCGACATCAACCACAACCGTAGTCTGTGGTGTAACCTTCCTGCCGGTTACGGCAAGGGACTCGGCGGCTATCCATCGACACAGTTCGACCAGGATGTGTTCTCAATGTGGAACTATACCTCCATCTTCGGTTCTTGGAACTACGGCTTC containing:
- a CDS encoding SusD/RagB family nutrient-binding outer membrane lipoprotein, which encodes MKLNILKYALAALPLVTFSACMDFDTPSDEFNKETDVTLRPEPLHGDADNLEIKDVVAEEDFPEIKKALKNDLDMLITAQYYLMGGKNGEEPGAHQWQYVFNLTTDAYAGYTTCDQSWNGSFPTTYSYKRDFCEGPHGRFLSMKNNLGNLLNNDLTNEMVEIKAIALLLFDYVAQECTDLYGSIAYQDHKGNKETNPFTFNDGYTIYTSILKNIDDIVAVFDNFPNRPDWYRAEINNILFESDKLTQDQQIDTWRRFANSLKLRMAMHLVKVDPAEAKRLAEEAVASGVVESMAQEIGMNANTGFMGSHPLKMIMSGWNDSRVNASFVSMLTSLQHPYINYMIGNNTDDLINADGSVTNKNSGIYGLRAGIRMESGQAYYANARVAYSQFEGDDFEWMPIYAMKWAEVDFLRAEGALRGWSMGGTAQSFYERGIKNADCGDRFSMPTGNYEAYLDDYMQVENAVPFTYVDPMDHNNDIESVTKIGVKWNDSDDNETKLEKIITQKYIAIFPYSYEAWTDIRRTGYPKIFPVLNPNLGDGSLSDGDLIRRLPLPHGDLQAGMDDIATSGIQALGGPDQQATRVFWDKNEANF
- a CDS encoding SusC/RagA family TonB-linked outer membrane protein, yielding MTVTGTVYDGTDEPLIGVSVMVKGTANGTATDFDGNFSIKAAKGNTLVFSYIGYSTTEIKVENDQPMRIVLKEDSKVLDEVVVTALGIKRKESSLTYATQEIKGDDLMKVQDANFVNALNGKVSGVTITQSAGGAGGTSKILLRGNKSVMGNNSPLIVVDGIPMTNQVGKSAESNWDSGSGLGYSGSSEGGDALSLINPDDIESINVLKGANAAALYGSAAANGVLMITTKKGKEGSISITVNSNVTFDKPLSTPELQNIYGSKVNVNPATGEAINMPLGAWGKRIGTYSEAELAYANAKLRNYTSDHVDDFFRTGTTWNNSVSISGGTEKVRSYFSYANSNSQGMVPNNSYNRNTFSFRQNYNLINNKLKIDVSINYVSAKNKNRPGGGTVMNPLYDLYRVPGNIDMDYYRDNYVNWNGQWESNDITYLDNSGKSVIGRTMLEGPQQIWAYPMAGNNNPYWLTHMNRGQQTEERVYGSATVSYQIIDGLMVQARLNIDRSKFQGYTNRYATTQNVAQMEDFGIYGQDIYSSNDWYIDVMANYNKTFAEALSVSASTGWVGHTVKGTTQKIWTQATYFEPLSMRKMPTLVNYFDPTARWSGGNGGSYSKSSNWDKGWFFTGQVGWKDMVYLEGSYRIDWYRAFKQFADRGTSDHYGYWSLGANTLVHRYLTLPEVITHLKLRASYSEVGNSIPNEVFAKGSANLATGAVATNTYGYFDNPLPEKSKSFEAGFDISLFNSNLNWDLTYYNTNLTNSYFIAATTGGKSKPVNTGSIRNQGIETSISYNILAGRDWMWKTGFNVAYNDNKIEKTFKDEQGNPSKMEQLIANGSIAVRYEEGGSYGDIYALDFRRNADGSIYIDPKAGTPVKGTSYVYLGNMNSKWNLGWSNTVRWKDLSLYFLISGRIGGKFISLTEAYLDQAGISKRTADARLAYEANPEKLTWVSADGQTRKPGMYAHGTLVPIEDYYNTVGGQQIASEYVYDATNFRLGEVSVSYTLRNLFKGAIKGLTVSAVGRNLFFIYKDCPSDPDIALSTKNGLGAFDIFNMPSARSYGFNLKLEF